The Thunnus thynnus chromosome 2, fThuThy2.1, whole genome shotgun sequence genome includes a region encoding these proteins:
- the ep400 gene encoding E1A-binding protein p400 isoform X6 codes for MHHGSGSQNMQRQLQRSKSVSGSEAEEQQQPTMAVTQQQATVNHPQSPVTTFSSAASPSAPQSPNYQIIMSRSPVTGQNMNITLQNVGQIVPGNQITLTPLPLQNPASPGFQHTTPQWRFEHAPSSYIQVTSPVPQPMQPQSPTQHSPVPLQGVTRPGAPATALGVCGQSPTRFVEAGMLVRQISLSSPPGSGHFVYQDGTALAQIAPATPGQVQLASPGAPGSVRERRLSQPHSQTGGTIHHLGPQSPVAPGTALPTLGSPGHITTSNLPPQISSIIQGQLARPMIFEKTPQSVVAGVGTTATASFSIPSSIPPSSPSLTSSSQGTPNNPLAPTSMVVGTMKKQVPKKLEEIAPSTPEIALLRKQCLEHNTKKMESLKEVFKEYLIELFFLQHLQGNMMDYLAFKKKPCVPLYTYLRQNDLDLEDEEEEEEQSEVINDEVKVVTGKDGQAVTPVAIATQLPPNVSAAFSSQQQFQGHQGTAAGTIANPGDMDAFKRQQAMVQAGGMPPTPQAVQIAGQKQNQQQYDPSKGPPVQNAASLHTPPPQLPGRLPQGALPMAGLPMTLSQQAQLVESTAQPGGQLQMKVQTGGPVLATVNPHTQLQAQLQQQMQPGLHLQLQPQQQQSQAMLQSGQATVALARPGTESNQPVQRIMTNSISLTSMSPAPNSVPTPHTTSPLRPLGSNINPSTQSKLTGTNGVSAVKIGGFGQSATMQSSQEGSQDKQVEQAKLESQVHQRISELRKEGQWSASRLPKLVEASRPKSHWDYLLEEMQWMAADFAQERRWKEAAAKKLVRTCARYHQEQKKSEERSKKEREIHLRHIASTIAREVEFFWSNIEQVVEIKLHFEIYEKRLKALSLQKASAKVPGQSTGEKADKEEVATSTRKRKSSSSLADKDVPDEESTIEEQEAVEGVADHKAELVDLAKDAEMPLDALMKQYAGAYVDSFEWPQPSPHSDENDMEETEGMECPASSPPEAVLIDSLLSVDQYRAADKASSSDSDGNPARDIAEVAAATELILPKGSFRTTSSTRSPAPFLLHGSLREYQQIGVDWLVNLYKKHLNGILADETGLGKTVQTVAYMAHLAGQEGIWGPHLIVVRTCKLLNWEVEFKRWCPGLKILLYLGNKRERRSQRMWWGEANSFHVCVTSYKLLMKDQSHFLRRRWRHLVLDEVQLIKNMTEKHWETIFALKSEQRILLINTPLQNTLKELWTMIHFLMPGITRPYSDFPVKAGTDQNQDYCHKLVIRLHRMIQPFILRRSKRDVEKQLPKKYEHILKCRLSSRQKSLYEDILTQPGAQEALKTGHFVSVLQVLMQLQRVCNHPDLVSPRETSSSYFSSPLQYNIPSLVLGALQNDSSKIANMSIFDLINNENRLTRYQTEEAVPKLKVTQQLIEEIYTGPDPPPRPKPCPIKPMRLFQPVQYGTKPEGRLGAITTTAGPRPSTSSPATSTSVSTTSQSAQTRGKSPVTTATATATSHGGDVVKIGQLANIAGSQNRISQPETPVTLQFQGNKFTLSPSQLRQLTTGQPLQLQGNILQIVSAPGQQIIRPQGSMVMQTMPQAVPASNASATPGTPHPALSTAQQALGVTTNATAAATKLTTAAHAGSQESSEEKTQQMKQRLSRLFEANEQRCSRRVLYGSDLLQACTVSSEPGHSALTAGGWRWVGRESCLRAQRTCVATTSTLQSTLLSVEDRLEAASSLIKRLECVVPAAVALPPLLYAANPPVPYSLAQKSLHCRLQEASAPHSADIHHLVTGRLFHFPDMQLMQMDSGKLEALAILLQKLRSESRRVLIFTQMMKMLDILEAFLDYRQLTYVRVDESFTPDERQENMKRFNRNRQVFCSILTNHCCATVGTVFDADTIIFYDTDLNPSMDARTQEWCDKIGRSKDIHIYRLESGNSIEEKLLKNGTKDLIREVAAQGTDYTLAFLTQRTIHDLFEVEAGSGEKVEEFVVLHQEPSASEAISPRVARPYIQALHSINLDALPEEDEQQLEEVELTEKGSAEDDQESQSQVKEEPAQIEELNAVMEQLTPIERYALHYLEYLHISDDETVLKERLECSKRGWELQQLQKLKEEEDERQVMEGDEDLFTYTREDAYNMEYVFDAEDGHTEIMPIWTPPTPPQDDNDIYIDSVMCLMYDTTPMPESKLPPIYIRKEHKRLKMDPSAAARKKKKGHGETVIPPRSLFEKASMLKVRREGKDQKKNFSLKQQAPFAKPLPSLVKPAMEAGQDNPEWLISEDWALLQAVKQLLELPLNLTIVSPAHTPNWDLVSDVVNSCSRIYRSPKQCRNRYENVIIPREEGKLVYEANPKKKTKSIYKSKNSRPLRTCQIYTQDDNATHIQLYNSRFELMKIVASKRSPPIKPLLGMNPFQKNPKHASVLAESGISYDKPLPPIQVASQRAERIAKEKKALAEQQKAQQLAQQQAGAPQASPGQAQTPAAGQAQAQVPQAAAVAGAAAVPNAAVLAGAIKNATVGTTIQAATVGGNVIVNTVAGVPPSPFQANKRLASPVIPGTLSPAGAAGAQVVHAQQRAVTAAAAPAEVVAIAAGQGVRAVTPVTASAVVSTTLSPVQSQTRPLVTQVTPATGMQLQQGKPLTPAHLQMLRQQQLQQQQQQQAASPQIKAVGKPQELLKMHKHKLQLQQQQQQQVAAAVAAAQGQQAAGAQQTTQVQPAQAAQANPQLAAVAAPRPGAVLTGTTVANLQVARLTRVPTQGQIQAQAGQTAQVTLTKPPVVSVPAVVSSAGVTTLPVTVAGISVAIGQAQKTGGPVLTPSFPQMQVQQLLQMKKQQAAAVQAAAAAQQKAGQPQGQATVQQKQMTVQAAQPTQQTQQKVTYAATTQLQPGIKTQFFTTSIAQAQKPSGAQQIQVAKLPQIVQQQPTVANIQQIVSSPQQIQAQPQTVALTQAATSAPAQVQMIPAGTATAQVVQPKLIQQPVVTAAASPQIQTPPPHSPAQQTAAPSTAESPAQQPAQPQQPTKGQARQGSIRAKTPAKPSGGTS; via the exons ATGCACCATGGAAGTGGATCACAGAATATGCAACGACAACTCCAGAGATCCAAGTCTGTCAGTGGGTCTGaagcagaggagcagcagcaacCCACCATGGCAGTTACACAGCAGCAAGCTACAGTTAACCATCCTCAATCACCTGTGACTACATTTTCTTCTGCTGCCAGCCCTTCTGCCCCCCAGTCGCCCAATTATCAGATAATCATGAGTCGTAGCCCAGTCACTGGACAGAACATGAACATCACTTTACAAAATGTGGGACAGATTGTGCCTGGCAACCAGATCACCCTAACCCCACTCCCCCTCCAGAACCCAGCATCTCCCGGCTTCCAGCATACTACACCTCAGTGGAGGTTTGAGCATGCTCCATCTTCCTACATCCAGGTCACCTCACCTGTGCCCCAACCCATGCAGCCCCAAAGTCCCACCCAACACAGTCCAGTCCCTCTGCAAGGTGTGACAAGGCCAGGAGCCCCTGCGACAGCATTGGGTGTCTGTGGACAGAGTCCAACACGATTTGTTGAAGCCGGTATGCTAGTGCGGCAAATCAGTTTAAGCAGTCCACCGGGAAGTGGCCATTTTGTTTACCAGGACGGGACAGCGTTGGCCCAGATTGCCCCTGCCACACCTGGCCAGGTACAGCTggcctctccaggagcaccaggCTCTGTGAGAGAACGCCGGCTGTCTCAGCCTCACTCACAGACTGGAGGCACCATTCACCACCTCGGACCTCAAAGTCCTGTGGCCCCCGGGACTGCTCTGCCCACTCTGGGAAGCCCAGGTCACATCACCACTTCCAACCTACCTCCACAGATAAGCAGCATCATTCAAGGACAGCTTGCGCGCCCTATGATATTTGAGAAGACACCACAGAGTGTGGTTGCTGGAGTAGGAACCACAGCCACAGCATCCTTTAGTATACCCTCCTCCATTCCACCATCTAGCCCATCCCTCACCAGTTCATCCCAAGGGACCCCCAATAATCCTCTTGCACCCACCAGCATGGTAGTGGGAACTATGAAAAAACAGGTTCCCAAGAAGTTAGAGGAAATTGCTCCTTCTACTCCAGAGATAGCTCTGCTAAGGAAACAATGCTTGGAGCACAATACCAAGAAGATGGAGAGCCTGAAGGAGGTGTTCAAAGAATATCTGATTGAGCTGTTCTTTCTCCAGCACCTGCAAGGGAACATGATGGACTACTTAGCCTTTAAGAAGAAACCCTGTGTTCCCTTGTACACTTACTTGAGACAGAACGACTTGGACcttgaagatgaagaggaagaagaagaacaatCTGAGGTCATTAATGATGAG GTGAAGGTTGTCACTGGAAAGGATGGTCAAGCTGTGACACCAGTTGCCATAGCAACACAGCTTCCTCCCAATGTTTCTGCAGCTTTCTCTTCCCAGCAGCAATTTCAG GGACATCAAGGGACTGCTGCTGGCACCATTGCCAACCCCGGAGACATGGATGCCTTTAAGAGGCAACAGGCCATGGTGCAAGCAG GCGGGATGCCGCCTACTCCCCAAGCGGTCCAGATTGCAGGACAGAAGCAGAACCAGCAACAATACGACCCATCCAAAGGACCTCCAGTCCAGAATGCAGCCAGCCTGCACACCCCTCCCCCCCAGCTGCCTGGCAGGTTGCCCCAAGGTGCCCTCCCTATGGCAGGCCTGCCCATGACACTCTCTCAGCAGGCTCAGTTAGTGGAGAGTACAGCCCAGCCAGGTGGTCAGCTCCAGATGAAGGTGCAGACAGGTGGGCCTGTTCTGGCCACAGTAAACCCCCACACACAGCTCCAGGCCCAACTCCAGCAGCAGATGCAGCCTGgtcttcatcttcagttgcAGCCTCAGCAGCAACAATCCCAGGCCATGCTACAGTCAGGACAAGCG ACGGTGGCCCTTGCTCGCCCTGGGACAGAGTCAAACCAACCAGTTCAAAGGATTATGACCAACTCAATATCCTTGACCTCCATGTCTCCTGCTCCCAACTCTGTTCCAACCCCCCATACTACAAGTCCTCTTCGTCCTCTTGGCTCCAACATCAACCCAAGCACCCAGTCCAAACTGACTGGAACCAATGGTGTCTCTGCAGTCAAAATTGGTGGGTTTGGTCAAAGTGCAACCATGCAGTCCTCGCAGGAGGGTTCTCAAGATAAGCAAGTTGAGCAAGCTAAACTG GAGAGTCAAGTGCATCAACGCATCTCTGAGCTGAGAAAGGAGGGCCAGTGGTCAGCCAGTAGGCTTCCCAAGCTTGTGGAAGCCTCGCGTCCAAAGTCCCACTGGGATTACCTTCTGGAGGAGATGCAGTGGATGGCAGCTGACTTTGCCCAGGAGAGGAGGTGGAAAGAGGCTGCTGCCAAGAAG CTTGTTCGCACATGTGCCCGCTACCATCAAGAGCAGAAGAAAAGTGAAGAGAGGTCAAAGAAAGAACGGGAAATTCATCTTCGTCACATTGCCAGCACAATTGCCCGAGAGGTGGAGTTCTTCTGGTCTAACATTGAGCAG gttGTGGAAATTAAACTTCATTTTGAAATTTATGAAAAGAGGCTCAAAGCCCTCAGCTTACAAAAAGCCTCAGCCAAAG TACCTGGTCAGTCAACAGGAGAGAAAGCTGATAAAGAG GAAGTGGCCACTTCaactagaaaaagaaaatcaagttcatctttggctgataaagatg TCCCAGATGAAGAGAGCACCATAGAGGAACAGGAGGCCGTGGAAGGGGTAGCAGACCACAAAGCAGAGTTGGTTGACCTCGCCAAAGATG CTGAGATGCCTCTGGATGCTTTGATGAAACAATATGCTGGCGCCTACGTTGACAGCTTTGAGTGGCCTCAGCCTAGTCCTCATAGTGATGAGAATGACATGGAAGAGACTGAAG GTATGGAGTGTCCTGCGAGCAGTCCACCTGAGGCAGTGCTGATTGACTCCCTGCTCAGTGTGGACCAGTACCGTGCTGCGGACAAGGCCTCTTCCAGTGACTCTGATGGGAACCCCGCCAGAGACATAGCTGAAGTTGCTGCTGCCACAGAGCTAATACTGCCCAAGGGCAGCTTCAGGACCACTTCCTCC acCCGCAGCCCAGCTCCCTTTCTACTGCATGGCTCACTGCGAGAATATCAGCAAATTGGTGTGGACTGGTTGGTGAACCTTTACAAGAAACACCTCAATGGTATCCTCGCTGACGAGACTGGCCTCGGCAAGACCGTACAGACTGTGGCTTACATGGCCCACTTAGCTGGCCAAGAGG GCATCTGGGGACCCCACCTTATTGTGGTAAGGACGTGCAAGTTGCTAAATTGGGAGGTGGAGTTCAAGCGCTGGTGTCCTGGCCTAAAGATCCTCCTGTACCTGGGCAACAAAAGGGAGCGCAGATCTCAGAGAATG TGGTGGGGAGAAGCCAACAGCTTCCATGTCTGTGTGACATCCTACAAGCTCCTGATGAAGGACCAGAGCCATTTTCTGAGGCGAAGGTGGAGGCACCTGGTCCTGGACGAAGTGCagctcatcaaaaacatgactgaaaaaCACTGGGAAACAATCTTTGCTCTTAAAAG TGAGCAGAGGATCCTCCTCATCAACACTCCTCTACAGAACACCCTAAAAGAGCTGTGGACCATGATCCACTTCCTTATGCCAGGAATCACCAGGCCTTATTCTGACTTCCCTGTTAAGGCAGGCACAGACCAGAACCAGGACTACTGCCACAAATTGGTCATCCGGCTGCACAGG ATGATCCAGCCTTTCATTCTGAGGCGCTCCAAAAGGGATGTGGAGAAACAACTGCCCAAGAAGTACGAGCACATCCTGAAGTGCCGCCTCTCCAGCAGACAGAAGAGCCTTTATGAGGATATCCTTACTCAACCAGG AGCCCAGGAGGCGCTGAAGACAGGTCATTTTGTCAGCGTGCTTCAGGTCTTGATGCAGTTACAGCGAGTGTGTAACCACCCTGATCTGGTGTCACCCAGAGAGACAAGCAGCTCCtacttctcctctcctctgcaaTACAATATCCCATCATTGGTGCTGGGAGCGCTGCAGAATGACTCAAGCAAG ATTGCAAACATGTCCATATTTGATCTGATCAATAATGAGAATAGACTGACTCGGTATCAGACTGAAGAGGCAGTACCCAAACTGAAAGTCACACAGCAGCTCATAGAGGAGATCTACACTGGTCCAGATCCACCACCACGACCCAAGCCATGCCCGATAAAACCCATGAG ATTGTTCCAACCAGTGCAGTATGGGACAAAGCCAGAAGGTCGCCTAGGTGCCATCACAACTACAGCAGGCCCGCGTCCTTCAACGAGCTCTCCTGCTACTAGCACCTCCGTTTCCACCACCAGCCAGTCAGCCCAGACCAGGGGCAAGTCCCCCGTCACCACTGCAACTGCTACAGCCACCTCTCATG GTGGAGACGTGGTGAAGATCGGTCAGCTGGCCAACATAGCGGGTAGTCAGAATCGTATCTCCCAGCCAGAGACTCCTGTCACTCTGCAATTTCAGGGCAACAAGTTCACTTTATCCCCCAGCCAGCTCCGCCAGCTCACCACCGGACAGCCCTTGCAGCTCCAAG GGAACATCCTGCAGATTGTGTCAGCTCCAGGGCAGCAGATCATCAGGCCCCAGGGATCCATGGTAATGCAAACAATGCCACAAGCTGTTCCTGCCTCCAACGCCTCAGCTACACCTGGTACACCTCATCCTGCTCTGTCAACAGCCCAACAAG cgCTGGGTGTGACTACAAATGCCACAGCAGCCGCCACCAAGCTTACTACTGCAGCTCATGCTGGATCACAG GAGTCTTCAGAAGAAAAGACTCAGCAGATGAAGCAGCGTTTGAGCCGCCTCTTTGAAGCAAATGAGCAACGTTGTAGCCGCAGAGTGTTGTATGGGTCAGACCTGCTGCAGGCATGCACTGTGAGCTCAGAGCCTGGTCACTCTGCCCTGACTGCTGGAGGCTGGAGGTGGGTGGGTAGAGAGAGCTGCCTCAGGGCCCAGAGAACCTGTGTGGCAACCACCTCTACTCTACAGTCTACCCTGCTCTCTGTCGAGGACCGGCTGGAGGCTGCCAGCAGCCTGATCAAGAG GCTGGAATGTGTGGTGCCTGCAGCTGTAGCCCTGCCTCCTCTCCTGTATGCAGCCAATCCCCCGGTTCCTTACAGCCTTGCACAGAAGTCCCTCCACTGTCGGCTACAGGAGGCCTCTGCTCCCCACAGCGCCGACATCCACCACTTGGTGACCGGGCGTCTCTTCCATTTTCCTGACATGCAGCTAATGCAGATGGACTCAG gTAAACTGGAAGCGCTTGCTATTCTGCTGCAGAAGCTTAGGTCAGAGAGCCGCCGTGTCCTCATCTTTACtcagatgatgaagatgttAGACATCCTTGAGGCCTTCCTAGATTACAGGCAACTCACTTATGTGCGGGTGGATGAAAGCTTCACTCCTGACGAGCGACAG GAGAATATGAAGAGGTTTAACAGGAACAGACAGGTGTTCTGCAGCATCCTGACCAACCACTGCTGCGCTACAGTTGGAACTGTCTTTGATGCAGACACCATCATCTTCTATGACACAGACCTAAATCCCAGCATGGACGCCCGCACTCAGGAGTGGTGTGACAAAATTGGACGCTCCAAGGATATACACATTTACAG GTTGGAGAGTGGGAACTCCATTGAAGAGAAGCTGTTGAAGAACGGCACCAAGGACCTGATCAGAGAGGTGGCTGCCCAGGGCACTGACTACACTCTGGCTTTCCTCACACAA CGGACAATCCATGATTTGTTTGAGGTGGAGGCAGGCTCTGGGGAGAAGGTGGAGGAGTTTGTGGTTCTTCACCAGGAGCCATCAGCCTCTGAGGCCATCTCTCCCAGAGTGGCTAGACCCTACATCCAGGCTCTCCACAGCATAAATCTGGATGCCCTGCCAGAGGAGGAtgagcagcagctggaggaggtggagttAACAGAAAAGGGTTCAGCAGAGGACGATCAGGAGTCACAGAGCCAGGTTAAAGAAGAGCCTGCTCAGATAGAGGAGCTGAATGCGGTCATGGAACAG CTCACACCGATCGAAAGGTATGCCCTGCATTACCTGGAGTACCTTCACATCAGTGACGATGAAACTGTTCTCAAG GAGAGATTAGAGTGCTCTAAGAGAGGCtgggagctgcagcagctgcagaagctgaaggaggaggaggatgagcggcaggtgatggagggagatgaaGATCTCTTCACCTACACCAGAGAGGATGCCTACAACATG GAGTATGTATTTGATGCGGAGGACGGCCATACAGAAATCATGCCg ATTTGGACTCCACCCACACCGCCGCAGGATGACAACGACATTTACATCGACTCTGTGATGTGTCTAATGTATGACACCACACCCATGCCAGAGTCCAAGCTGCCTCCTATTTACATCCGCAAGGAGCACAAGAGACTCAAGATGGATCCCTCAG caGCTgccaggaagaagaagaaaggccATGGGGAAACAGTCATTCCTCCTCGCTCCCTTTTCGAAAAGGCCAGCATGCTCAAAGTTCGTCGCGAGGGCAAGGACCAGAAAAAGAACTTCTCCCTCAAGCAGCAGGCACCCTTTGCCAAGCCCCTGCCCTCGCTGGTTAAACCTGCCATGGAGGCCGGTCAGGACAACCCAGAGTGGCTTATCAGTGAGGACTGGGCTCTGCTTCAG GCTGtaaagcagctgctggagctgccTCTGAACCTGACAATCGTGTCTCCTGCCCACACTCCCAACTGGGATTTGGTGAGCGATGTGGTGAACTCCTGCAGCCGCATATACCGCTCGCCCAAACAGTGTCGCAACCGCTATGAGAATGTCATCATTCCCAGAGAAGAGGGCAAG TTGGTGTATGAGGCAAACCCCAAGAAGAAAACCAAGAGCATATACAAG TCTAAGAACAGCCGTCCTCTAAGGACCTGTCAGATCTACACACAGGATGACAACGCCACTCACATTCAGCTCTACAACAGCCGCTTTGAACTAATGAAGATCGTTGCCAGCAAGCGGAGCCCACCGATAAAACCGCT GCTTGGCATGAATCCATTCCAAAAGAATCCCAAACATGCCTCCGTCTTGGCAGAAAG TGGGATCAGCTACGACAAGCCCCTACCTCCCATTCAGGTGGCATCTCAACGTGCTGAGAGGATTGCCAAGGAGAAAAAG gccCTTGCAGAGCAGCAGAAGGCTCAGCAGTTGGCGCAGCAGCAGGCTGGAGCTCCCCAGGCTTCACCCGGCCAGGCCCAGACTCCCGCTGCTGGCCAGGCTCAGGCTCAGGTCCCTCAGGCTGCCGCAGttgctggagctgctgctgtgccTAATGCAGCTGTTCTG gCTGGAGCCATAAAAAATGCCACTGTGGGCACAACCATCCAGGCTG CAACTGTAGGGGGGAATGTGATTGTGAACACAGTAGCTGGAGTTCCTCCAAGTCCCTTCCAGGCCAACAAACGCCTGGCATCTCCAGTCATACCAGGCACCCTGTCT CCTGCTGGTGCCGCTGGAGCCCAGGTGGTCCATGCACAACAGAGGGCAgttacagctgctgctgcccctGCAGAAGTGGTAGCCATAGCTGCAGGGCAGGGCGTTCGAGCCGTTACCCCAGTGACAGCATCTGCAGTAGTTTCTACCACTCTGAGCCCGGTGCAGTCACAGACTCGCCCACTTGTCACTCAAGTCACACCAG CCACAGGTATGCAGTTGCAACAAGGAAAGCCTCTCACTCCAGCCCACCTGCAGATGCTCCGGCAGCAACAgctgcaacagcagcagcaacagcaggctGCCTCCCCACAGATCAAAGCTGTCGGCAAACCACAG GAGTTGTTAAAGATGCACAAGCATAAGTTGCAgctgcagcaacagcagcagcagcaggtagctgcagcagtggcagcagcccAGGGTCAACAGGCTGCAGGGGCCCAGCAGACCACCCAGGTTCAACCTGCACAGGCTGCCCAAGCCAATCCCCAGCTAGCAGCTGTGGCAGCACCCAGACCTGGAGCCGTGCTGACTGGTACCACAGTGGCCAACCTGCAGGTGGCTAGACTG ACTCGCGTGCCCACTCAGGGCCAGATTCAGGCTCAGGCAGGACAGACGGCTCAAGTGACCCTCACCAAGCCTCCTGTGGTCTCCGTGCCTGCTGTGGTCTCATCTGCTGGCGTCACCACACTGCCAGTCACTGTAGCAGGGATTAGTGTGGCTATTGGCCAGGCCCAGAAAACAG GTGGTCCTGTGCTGACGCCGTCCTTCCCCCAGATGCAGGTCCAGCAGCTGCTTCAGATGAAGAAGCAGCAGGCGGCGGCAGTtcaggcagcagctgcagcccaGCAGAAGGCAGGGCAGCCACAAGGACAGGCCACTGTACAGCAGAAG CAGATGACAGTACAGGCAGCCCAGCCTACCcagcaaacacagcagaaggtGACCTACGCTGCCACCACCCAGCTTCAACCAGGGATCAAGACCCAGTTCTTTACTACATCCATCGCCCAGGCTCAGAAACCCAGTGGAGCTCAACAAATCCAG GTGGCTAAGCTCCCACAAATAGTGCAGCAGCAGCCTACTGTGGCCAATATTCAACAAATCGTGTCTTCTCCTCAGCAG